The DNA region GTGCGAAAATGTGAATTTTAGCCTAAATTTTAAGGAGTTGGGTAAAGTTGCGAAGGATCTTATGCTCAAGTCttaccaaataaaaagaaatttatgaaTATAATTCCAATCTCTAAGTTCATATGCTCGACAAATCAAATACAAAGAAATTATTGAGTTCTGAGGTCGCATGCATGTGCTAATTAATATGCTGGATATATGATCTCCTTAATCATAATATCCCACAAGGTAGTTGAAAATACTTCCATAATTAAGCCCCCTTGAGGTTCCCTTTTAGCATTGTAATCTCCTCTAATTTCAAGACAAGTtttcaaagaattccttaatcaaattcaaaacaatCCCTTTTAGCTTTGTATTGTGAATTAAATTAACTGAATTACCAATTAATAGGCAGTGAGAatagggcaaaaaaaaaaaaaaaaaaagcattgtaATTTCCCATAAAAAGCCCACTTAATTGATACAAGTGCTACCATAAGAATAATAGGAAAAGCACAACATAAAATTTGTCCCATACAAATATTCAGACACTAATATTTTGAaaggacaaaattttcctccgATCTAAATCAATTTGGTCTGTTAATCTGACAAGTATCTTTTGAGCATATGATAATCACATGTTTTAAATACACCTATCATTAttaggttgaaagaattttcttcaacctaatttgaaagaaatgaaaCTCCTCGGCCCAATTGTGGCCTATTCAATTCACATACCTTGCCCCAAAACCCATGCACATAAGAAGCTTTGGTCTGTATTGAATCAAAGTCATCTTGGTCACTTTAGCCACCCTCATATCCCCATTGAATTGGGCTGACCCTGCAGGCTTGAAGCTAAATCTCCTCAGAAATCTTGCCTTCCAAGATGCTGTATTTTGATCCCTTACTTTGTTTTTATCAGTTAACTCCCTCATTGATGCACTCTTGAAGAGAAATTTCCTTATTTTCTGTCTCTTGCTCTTGCTCTTACTTATACAATGCTCTGCACTTTCTCTAGCATTCTCTCCTGCTTCCAAACTGGGCTTGGTGGGCATTTCATGGTCTATTTTCACAAGCCTCAATTGTCTTGCAAATGACAACCCCTTGGGCTCCTCCAACTTCTTTGGGCTTTGACCTACTTGAGCCAAGCTATTGGGCTCCCTTAGCTTAGGTGAGCTTGAGCCCACCGAGTCGTCGGACTGCTGTGGTCTGGTGGCCCGAAATGGTGAAAGCGACCGAGCCTGTCTACGATTGTCGCCTCGTGTTTTCCCTCTCTTTTCCTCCCTAACATTCTCCAAAGCCGCCATGAATGGATCGAAATCATCATTCCACAAGCTCCGGCGAGAAAACGAGAGCTTATTAATAACCGAACTCGGAGACCGAGGGGAAGACGCCGCCGAGCTTTGGTTGCTGCTCTTGTTGTTGACATTCCGAAGACgcggtggtagtttgagaggaggTGCGAGTGGGAGGACTTTGCCATCACAAAAGAGCTCATCAGCAAATGCCATAGCAGTAGGAAGGGAATTCCCACGCTGCACTTGTTGCTGCTGATGATCAAATGGGTTCTCAAAATTCTGGCCTGATTCAACACTGAAACGGCGACTAgtttcaaattcaaaatcatCACCAAAAGAGGAAGTGGCATCTTCATATGTTCTTGGTGATGGAGGCTCAGTTTCAAACCCAAATGAAGCACTTACCCCTCTGCAGGTAGGACTAGTTGGCACACTGTAGAAGTACATCTTGCTCTCTAGGCTGCATCTACTTGGGCTGGTGGGTTCACTCGCATAGGAAAAATCATTGGGGCTCTCCATTGATATACaagaaaatggcaaaaaaaaaaaatgtttataatgGGTACCTTGGAAAAGGGTGTGAGTGCAGAGGTTTTTGCTCCTGAAGTAAAGGAAACCTTGTCATATATATCAACAGCTGGTCTCCATCATCCAAGTTAATCTTC from Corylus avellana chromosome ca10, CavTom2PMs-1.0 includes:
- the LOC132163877 gene encoding uncharacterized protein LOC132163877 translates to MESPNDFSYASEPTSPSRCSLESKMYFYSVPTSPTCRGVSASFGFETEPPSPRTYEDATSSFGDDFEFETSRRFSVESGQNFENPFDHQQQQVQRGNSLPTAMAFADELFCDGKVLPLAPPLKLPPRLRNVNNKSSNQSSAASSPRSPSSVINKLSFSRRSLWNDDFDPFMAALENVREEKRGKTRGDNRRQARSLSPFRATRPQQSDDSVGSSSPKLREPNSLAQVGQSPKKLEEPKGLSFARQLRLVKIDHEMPTKPSLEAGENARESAEHCISKSKSKRQKIRKFLFKSASMRELTDKNKVRDQNTASWKARFLRRFSFKPAGSAQFNGDMRVAKVTKMTLIQYRPKLLMCMGFGARYVN